The following coding sequences lie in one Apium graveolens cultivar Ventura chromosome 3, ASM990537v1, whole genome shotgun sequence genomic window:
- the LOC141711834 gene encoding UPF0481 protein At3g47200: MSSNNYTVSTESHHHAITIWEANKARLSSMQQKIVETAPTLLSKSAGSSTCSIFRVPQSFIDINGRYYQPHIVSIGPYHHGEPHLKMIEEHKWRFLGTLLQRTQSKGLILEDYLKAIQPLESKARECYSEVVKFDTDEFIEMMVLDGCFIIELFRKLGELVPIEADDPLISLSWVYSFFTRDLLRLENQIPFFILQCLFDLSRMPGEESGPSLATLTLNFFNNAFERPDEVHDLHKNLVGKHLLDFFRASLIPPSDPGHKHYNNPSHVIHCVSKLRRSGIKLKPGKATSFLVIKFKHGVLEMPTLTIDDFMGSFLINCVAYEQCHKSCSKHMTTYTTLLDCLVNTYKDVEHLCDHDILENYYGTDSELARLINNMGKDVSFDIDSCYLAKVFNDVNQHYRNNWYVTVASFQYTYFNTPWSFISAFAALVLLILTVIQTCYTVLSFVDNKQ, encoded by the coding sequence ATGAGTAGCAACAACTATACAGTTTCTACAGAAAGCCATCATCATGCCATCACAATTTGGGAGGCAAACAAAGCTCGATTATCGTCTATGCAACAAAAAATAGTTGAAACCGCTCCTACTTTACTAAGCAAATCGGCTGGTAGTAGCACTTGTTCGATCTTCCGTGTTCCTCAGAGCTTCATTGACATCAACGGCAGATACTACCAGCCTCACATAGTATCCATAGGCCCGTATCACCATGGCGAACCTCATCTAAAGATGATCGAAGAACACAAATGGAGATTTTTAGGCACGTTGCTGCAGCGAACGCAGAGTAAAGGATTGATCTTAGAGGATTATTTGAAGGCCATTCAACCTCTCGAATCAAAAGCCAGGGAATGTTACTCTGAAGTTGTCAAATTTGATACTGATGAGTTTATAGAAATGATGGTTCTTGATGGTTGTTTTATAATTGAGCTATTCAGGAAGCTTGGAGAATTAGTTCCAATTGAGGCTGATGATCCACTTATTTCATTGTCTTGGGTATATTCTTTTTTCACGCGAGATCTTCTTCGACTGGAGAATCAAATCCCCTTTTTCATACTTCAATGCTTGTTTGATCTATCAAGAATGCCTGGCGAAGAATCAGGCCCTTCTCTTGCTACTCTAACTCTAAATTTCTTCAACAATGCATTTGAAAGACCTGATGAAGTCCATGACCTACACAAGAACCTAGTTGGAAAACACTTGCTTGATTTTTTCCGAGCAAGTTTGATTCCGCCTAGTGATCCGGGTCATAAGCACTATAACAATCCAAGCCACGTGATTCATTGTGTATCAAAACTTCGTCGATCAGGTATTAAACTCAAACCTGGAAAGGCCACAAGTTTCTTGGTGATAAAATTTAAACATGGTGTGCTGGAAATGCCAACTCTTACCATAGATGATTTCATGGGCTCCTTCTTGATAAATTGTGTGGCCTATGAACAATGCCACAAGAGTTGTTCCAAGCACATGACAACTTATACGACGCTGTTGGATTGCCTTGTAAATACTTATAAGGATGTTGAGCATCTATGTGATCACGACATACTTGAGAACTATTATGGAACTGATTCAGAGCTTGCTAGATTGATCAACAATATGGGAAAAGATGTTTCATTTGACATAGATAGTTGTTACTTGGCCAAAGTATTCAACGATGTGAATCAACATTATAGGAATAACTGGTATGTGACTGTGGCAAGTTTTCAGTATACTTACTTCAATACTCCATGGTCATTCATATCAGCTTTTGCTGCTCTGGTTCTGCTCATCCTCACCGTAATTCAGACTTGTTACACCGTCCTCTCTTTTGTTGACAACAAACAATGA